Part of the Spinacia oleracea cultivar Varoflay chromosome 5, BTI_SOV_V1, whole genome shotgun sequence genome, TATTGAAATTAACTCGGGTAAGTTCTCCATCAGATCTCCCCTTTCCCACCATGCTGCAACCAGATAACATTTTGATAATCATCCTCACATTCTTCCCGAAGATTTCCCACATGCTTTGGATCTTTCACGTTTTCGTGTATCGGAATTGGGTCGGTTCCATACCAAAACATGTAAAATCAAGAACAAATTAGTTAGGTCTAAGGTGATACTAATTAAGGATCCGAATTGTGAAAATCATGCTACGGTTAATAACTACACTCTTGTGGAGATGTCTCGAACACAACCCTTATCAGCAACAAGGGTTACAAGTAATGTCGTAGAAAAACATGATGTTATTTTCGAGACAAAAGAAAGGATAAAGATTTGTGACTTTGTCGAATTCAAGGGGAAGATTTATGCAGTTAATAGCGTTGGTAAGTTGTTTTCGATGGATTATCATACTTTAAAAATGTCGATGATTACAAAAGTTGACACCTTTAAAAGTATGAAATATTTAGttgtatcatcatcatcaagtgAATTATATTTAGTTTTTCGGTGTTTAAGCTGAacgagaagaagaagaaatggaaaaagataaagAGTATAGGTGATGATAAGATATTGTTTATAACTTTTGATGGTTGTTTCTTCGCCTCGGCCAATGATTTTCCAggatggaaagggaattgtattGTATTCCATTATCACAGATTTGACGAATTTGAATATGCTTTTATTAAATTTGTGGTTGGTGTTTTTCATCTCGACGGTGGTGATAGTGGTCCGCTAACATCTTTTCCGGGCTATTATAACATGTTATGGCCACCACCATCATGGCTCTGGACCGATACAGGTTTATTAAACATAGGGTGAGATTAGCTTTAACCATTATACATACTTAATatactttgtttttgtttttcctcgattaaaaaattgttaattttgagACTACGGTGGTTTAATTGGTTTTTGAAGTGAAAGTGATATGGAAGGAGAAAGAGAAGTACCCAACTCTGTGCAAGCTTCCAAAAGACGACGACATTCTTTAAGAAGAAGGTAATCCATCTTACTCTCAATCTTTCACATTTCCCCTattttaggctccgtttggtaaggcgtaaaacattttcattgtaaaacgattttccatggaaaatagatttcaagggaaaacacaattccaaactagttttcctttgttttgtaacttaggctccgtttggtaaggcgtaaaatattttcattgtaaaacgattttccatggaaaatagatttcaagggaaaacacaattccaaaggGAGGTAAggaaccaaacggagccttattGTTTAggatgaatatttttttttggagaTAGATGAAATTTCTCATTATTTtaagtaattaatttgttgattaGGGAAATGATATTCTGGAGATTAACTACTCCTTGGGTCCTTTCGATACGAAGGTAAGTTTTTCTTCATCAACTtcgccctttttttttttgcattggtCGATTATACTTTTaagattaaaatatttatagtCAATTTTTAATGTGATTGTCAAATGTGAAATTGTTTGAGGATTGTATAGTGTATACATTGTTGATTTTGTCATAGTTAGGATTCTGTTTGAAGTTTGGTTATTCTTTTAGTTTTGTAATTTGACAATATTAGAGTAATGTCAATCCTTCATAgggactcttcattttaccgTGACGAGTAATGAATCCTTGACATTTAGATTTGGATATGGACAGGTGACACATTGTTTTGGATTCTTGACATTTAGATATGGGTATGGACAGTGGCGGAACCAGAAATTATAAAATTGACGGAGCTAAGAATCGAACTTTGTACCTCCTTGTACCTCCACTTTTTAAGGAAAATAACCACTTGAGCTATACTAGACATGTACTTTTATAGTGCATATTTAATATTTGAACATATCATGGGGGGCAATGGCCCCCGCCAGCCCCCCCTAATTCCGCCCCTGGGTATGGACATTTGACAAAAAATATATGTCAAATACTTGTACAAAAACCTGTGTTCAGGAGGAGGTAGCCATGTAATATGTTTCGGACACCATTATTGATGTGGATTAACTTGATGATATAGTTTCTGCTGATTGAAATAGATAATAAGAAATTACTCTGTATATATTACTGTTTCGTACGTTGTGTGGTTCAGCATCTGTCTCAGATTT contains:
- the LOC130460808 gene encoding uncharacterized protein, yielding MGFFELQRQGGRRIEREEELETAFPCERLKGSFSVFKLNEKKKKWKKIKSIGDDKILFITFDGCFFASANDFPGWKGNCIVFHYHRFDEFEYAFIKFVVGVFHLDGGDSGPLTSFPGYYNMLWPPPSWLWTDTGLLNIGESDMEGEREVPNSVQASKRRRHSLRRREMIFWRLTTPWVLSIRRRMKRKHHRRRRLGCS